The following are encoded in a window of Saccharothrix longispora genomic DNA:
- the rplC gene encoding 50S ribosomal protein L3 → MSDRQVKGLLGTKLGMTQVFDENNRIVPVTVVKAEPNVVTQVRTQENDGYSAVQLAFGAIDPRKVNKPVAGHYAKAGVTPRRQLAELRTTDASEYTVGQEITAEVFEAGAVVDVVGTSKGKGTAGVMKRHGFHGLGASHGTQRKHRSPGSIGGCATPGRVFKGLRMAGRMGHVRVTTQNLKVHRVDAESGLLLIKGAVPGPKGGTVFIKTAAKGGA, encoded by the coding sequence ATGTCTGACAGGCAGGTTAAGGGCCTCCTGGGCACCAAGCTCGGCATGACTCAGGTCTTCGACGAGAACAACCGGATCGTTCCGGTTACCGTCGTCAAGGCCGAGCCGAACGTGGTCACCCAGGTTCGGACCCAGGAGAACGACGGCTACTCGGCCGTTCAGCTGGCCTTCGGCGCGATCGACCCGCGCAAGGTCAACAAGCCCGTTGCGGGCCACTACGCCAAGGCGGGCGTCACGCCCCGCCGCCAGCTGGCGGAGCTGCGCACCACGGACGCGTCCGAGTACACGGTCGGCCAGGAAATCACCGCCGAGGTCTTCGAGGCCGGCGCGGTGGTCGACGTGGTCGGCACCAGCAAGGGCAAGGGCACCGCGGGTGTCATGAAACGCCACGGCTTCCACGGCCTCGGCGCCAGCCACGGCACCCAGCGCAAGCACCGCTCGCCCGGTTCGATCGGCGGTTGCGCCACGCCCGGCCGCGTGTTCAAGGGCCTGCGCATGGCCGGCCGCATGGGCCACGTGCGCGTCACGACCCAGAACCTCAAGGTCCACCGGGTCGACGCCGAGTCGGGCCTGCTGCTCATCAAGGGCGCCGTTCCCGGCCCCAAGGGCGGCACCGTGTTCATCAAGACCGCTGCGAAGGGTGGTGCCTGA
- the rpsJ gene encoding 30S ribosomal protein S10: MAGQKIRIRLKAYDHEAIDASARKIVETVTRTGARVVGPVPLPTEKNVYCVIRSPHKYKDSREHFEMRTHKRLIDILDPTPKTVDALMRIDLPASVDVNIQ; this comes from the coding sequence ATGGCGGGACAGAAGATCCGCATCCGGCTCAAGGCCTACGACCACGAGGCGATCGACGCGTCCGCGCGCAAGATCGTCGAGACCGTGACGCGCACCGGCGCTCGGGTCGTCGGGCCTGTGCCGCTGCCCACTGAGAAGAACGTTTACTGCGTCATCCGCTCGCCGCACAAGTACAAGGACTCGCGCGAGCACTTCGAGATGCGCACGCACAAGCGTCTGATCGACATCCTCGACCCGACGCCGAAGACGGTGGACGCGCTCATGCGCATCGACCTGCCGGCGAGCGTCGACGTCAACATCCAGTAA
- the tuf gene encoding elongation factor Tu yields MAKAKFERTKPHVNIGTIGHIDHGKTTLTAAISKVLHDKYPDLNPFTPFDQIDKAPEEKQRGITISIAHIEYQTEKRHYAHVDCPGHADYIKNMITGAAQMDGAILVVAATDGPMPQTKEHILLARQVGVPYIVVALNKADMVDDEEILELVELEVRELLSEYEFPGDDLPVVRVSALKALEGDAEWGEKLVGLMDAVDENIPEPEREVDKPFLMPVEDVFTITGRGTVVTGRIERGIIKVNEEVEIVGIKETSRKTTVTSIEMFKKFLDEGQAGDNAALLLRGIKREEVERGMVIVKPGTTTPHTEFEAQVFILSKDEGGRHTPFFNNYRPQFYFRTTDVTGVVTLPEGTEMVMPGDTTAMTVKLIQPIAMDEGLRFAIREGGRTVGAGSVTKIVK; encoded by the coding sequence GTGGCGAAGGCGAAGTTCGAGCGGACGAAGCCGCACGTCAACATCGGCACCATCGGTCACATCGACCACGGCAAGACGACGCTGACCGCGGCGATCTCCAAGGTCCTGCACGACAAGTACCCGGACCTGAACCCCTTCACGCCGTTCGACCAGATCGACAAGGCGCCGGAGGAGAAGCAGCGCGGCATCACGATCTCGATCGCGCACATCGAGTACCAGACCGAGAAGCGCCACTACGCGCACGTCGACTGCCCCGGTCACGCCGACTACATCAAGAACATGATCACCGGTGCGGCGCAGATGGACGGCGCCATCCTGGTGGTCGCGGCGACCGACGGCCCGATGCCGCAGACCAAGGAGCACATCCTCCTGGCCCGCCAGGTCGGTGTGCCCTACATCGTGGTGGCCCTCAACAAGGCCGACATGGTGGACGACGAGGAGATCCTGGAGCTCGTCGAGCTCGAGGTGCGCGAGCTGCTCTCCGAGTACGAGTTCCCCGGTGACGACCTGCCGGTCGTCCGCGTCTCCGCGCTGAAGGCGCTGGAGGGCGACGCCGAGTGGGGCGAGAAGCTCGTCGGCCTGATGGACGCCGTGGACGAGAACATCCCGGAGCCGGAGCGCGAGGTCGACAAGCCCTTCCTCATGCCGGTCGAGGACGTGTTCACCATCACCGGTCGTGGCACCGTGGTGACCGGTCGCATCGAGCGCGGCATCATCAAGGTCAACGAAGAGGTCGAGATCGTCGGCATCAAGGAGACCTCGCGCAAGACCACGGTCACCTCGATCGAGATGTTCAAGAAGTTCCTCGACGAGGGCCAGGCCGGCGACAACGCCGCCCTGCTGCTCCGCGGCATCAAGCGCGAGGAGGTGGAGCGCGGCATGGTGATCGTGAAGCCGGGCACCACCACCCCGCACACCGAGTTCGAGGCGCAGGTCTTCATCCTGTCCAAGGACGAGGGCGGTCGGCACACGCCGTTCTTCAACAACTACCGCCCGCAGTTCTACTTCCGCACCACCGACGTGACCGGCGTCGTGACCCTCCCCGAGGGCACCGAGATGGTCATGCCGGGCGACACCACCGCCATGACCGTGAAGCTGATCCAGCCGATCGCCATGGACGAGGGTCTGCGGTTCGCCATCCGCGAGGGTGGCCGGACCGTCGGCGCGGGCTCGGTCACCAAGATCGTCAAGTGA
- the fusA gene encoding elongation factor G translates to MAQDVLTDLAKVRNIGIMAHIDAGKTTTTERILFYTGISYKIGEVHDGAAVMDWMEQEQERGITITSAATTCFWKNHQINIIDTPGHVDFTVEVERNLRVLDGAVAVFDGKEGVEPQSEQVWRQATKYDVPRICFVNKMDKLGADFYFTVRTIQERLGAKPLPIQIPIGSESDFIGVVDLVEMRALTWRGEVQKGEDYTVEEIPADLAEQAAEYREQLVEAVAETDDALMELYLGGEELSVDQIKTGIRAIVKNRTAYPVLCGSAFKNKGVQPMLDAVIEYLPAPLDLPPVEGTLQDGETPAFRKPSTDEPFAALAFKIAAHPFFGKLTYIRVYSGKVASGTQVINSTKDRKERIGKIFQMHANKENPVDEAIAGHIYAVIGLKDTTTGETLCDPQAPIVLESMTFPEPVIQVAIEPKTKADQEKLGTAIQKLAEEDPTFRVNLDQETGQTIIAGMGELHLDILVDRMRREFKVEANIGKPQVAYRETIRRKVEKYSYTHKKQTGGSGQFAKVLIDLEPLEKTEDGALYEFVNAVTGGRIPREYIPSVDAGAQDAMQYGVLAGYPLVGVKLTLLDGAYHEVDSSEMAFKIAGSMALKEAARQASPAILEPLMAVEVTTPEDYMGDVIGDLNSRRGQIQAMEERSGARVVKALVPLSEMFGYVGDLRSRTQGRANYSMTFDSYAEVPANVAKEIIAKATGE, encoded by the coding sequence GTGGCACAGGACGTGCTCACCGACCTGGCCAAGGTCCGCAACATCGGGATCATGGCCCACATCGACGCGGGCAAGACCACGACGACCGAGCGGATCCTGTTCTACACCGGGATCAGCTACAAGATCGGCGAGGTCCACGACGGCGCCGCGGTGATGGACTGGATGGAGCAGGAGCAGGAGCGCGGCATCACGATCACGTCGGCCGCGACGACCTGCTTCTGGAAGAACCATCAGATCAACATCATCGACACGCCCGGCCACGTCGACTTCACCGTCGAGGTGGAGCGCAACCTCCGCGTCCTCGACGGCGCCGTTGCCGTGTTCGACGGCAAGGAGGGCGTCGAGCCCCAGTCCGAGCAGGTCTGGCGCCAGGCGACCAAGTACGACGTCCCGCGCATCTGCTTCGTCAACAAGATGGACAAGCTCGGCGCGGACTTCTACTTCACCGTGCGCACCATCCAGGAGCGCCTGGGCGCGAAGCCGCTGCCGATCCAGATCCCGATCGGGTCGGAGAGCGACTTCATCGGCGTCGTCGACCTGGTCGAGATGCGTGCGCTGACCTGGCGCGGCGAGGTCCAGAAGGGTGAGGACTACACGGTCGAGGAGATCCCGGCCGACCTCGCCGAGCAGGCCGCCGAGTACCGCGAGCAGCTCGTCGAGGCCGTCGCCGAGACCGACGACGCCCTGATGGAGCTGTACCTGGGCGGCGAGGAGCTGTCCGTCGACCAGATCAAGACGGGCATCCGCGCGATCGTCAAGAACCGCACCGCCTACCCGGTGCTGTGCGGCTCGGCGTTCAAGAACAAGGGCGTCCAGCCCATGCTCGACGCGGTCATCGAGTACCTGCCGGCCCCGCTGGACCTCCCGCCGGTCGAGGGCACGCTGCAGGACGGCGAGACGCCGGCCTTCCGCAAGCCGTCGACGGACGAGCCGTTCGCCGCGCTGGCGTTCAAGATCGCCGCCCACCCGTTCTTCGGCAAGCTGACCTACATCCGGGTCTACTCGGGCAAGGTCGCCTCCGGCACCCAGGTCATCAACTCGACCAAGGACCGCAAGGAGCGCATCGGGAAGATCTTCCAGATGCACGCCAACAAGGAGAACCCGGTCGACGAGGCCATCGCCGGTCACATCTACGCCGTGATCGGTCTGAAGGACACCACCACCGGTGAGACGCTCTGCGACCCGCAGGCGCCCATCGTGCTGGAGTCGATGACCTTCCCCGAGCCGGTCATCCAGGTGGCGATCGAGCCCAAGACGAAGGCCGACCAGGAGAAGCTGGGCACGGCGATCCAGAAGCTGGCCGAGGAGGACCCGACGTTCCGGGTCAACCTGGACCAGGAGACCGGCCAGACGATCATCGCCGGCATGGGCGAGCTCCACCTGGACATCCTGGTGGACCGCATGCGCCGCGAGTTCAAGGTCGAGGCGAACATCGGCAAGCCGCAGGTGGCGTACCGGGAGACGATCCGCCGCAAGGTGGAGAAGTACTCCTACACCCACAAGAAGCAGACCGGTGGTTCGGGCCAGTTCGCGAAGGTCCTCATCGACCTGGAGCCGCTGGAGAAGACCGAGGACGGCGCGCTCTACGAGTTCGTCAACGCGGTGACCGGTGGTCGCATCCCGCGGGAGTACATCCCGTCCGTGGACGCGGGCGCCCAGGACGCCATGCAGTACGGCGTGCTGGCGGGCTACCCGCTGGTCGGCGTCAAGCTGACGCTGCTCGACGGCGCGTACCACGAGGTCGACTCGTCGGAGATGGCGTTCAAGATCGCCGGTTCCATGGCGCTCAAGGAAGCCGCCCGCCAGGCGAGCCCGGCCATCCTCGAACCGCTGATGGCGGTCGAGGTCACCACGCCCGAGGACTACATGGGCGACGTGATCGGCGACCTGAACTCCCGCCGTGGCCAGATCCAGGCCATGGAGGAGCGCAGCGGGGCCCGTGTCGTCAAGGCACTGGTGCCGCTGTCGGAGATGTTCGGGTATGTCGGCGACCTGCGGTCCAGGACCCAGGGTCGCGCGAACTACTCGATGACGTTCGACTCCTACGCCGAGGTTCCCGCGAACGTCGCGAAGGAGATCATCGCGAAGGCGACGGGCGAGTAA
- the rpsG gene encoding 30S ribosomal protein S7, whose amino-acid sequence MPRKGPAPKRPLISDPVYSSPLVTQLINKVLVDGKRSVAERIVYGALEGARDKTGTDPVVTLKRALDNVKPALEVKSRRVGGATYQVPIEVKPGRSTTLALRWLITYSRQRREKTMIERLMNELLDASNGLGASVKRREDTHKMAESNKAFAHYRW is encoded by the coding sequence ATGCCCCGCAAGGGACCGGCCCCGAAGCGGCCGCTGATCTCCGACCCGGTCTACAGCTCTCCGCTGGTGACCCAGCTCATCAACAAGGTGCTGGTCGACGGCAAGCGCTCCGTGGCCGAGCGGATCGTGTACGGCGCCCTCGAAGGCGCCCGCGACAAGACCGGCACGGACCCGGTCGTCACGCTCAAGCGCGCTCTGGACAACGTCAAGCCCGCGCTCGAGGTGAAGTCCCGCCGCGTCGGTGGCGCCACCTACCAGGTGCCGATCGAGGTCAAGCCGGGTCGCTCGACCACGCTCGCGCTGCGCTGGCTGATCACGTACTCCCGGCAGCGCCGCGAGAAGACCATGATCGAGCGCCTGATGAACGAGCTGCTCGACGCGAGCAACGGCCTGGGCGCGAGCGTCAAGCGCCGCGAGGACACGCACAAGATGGCCGAGTCGAACAAGGCCTTCGCCCACTACCGCTGGTGA
- the rpsL gene encoding 30S ribosomal protein S12 yields MPTIQQLVRKGRQDKVAKQKTAALKGSPQRRGVCTRVYTTTPKKPNSALRKVARVKLTSGIEVTAYIPGEGHNLQEHSMVLVRGGRVKDLPGVRYKIIRGSLDTQGVKNRKQARSRYGAKKEKS; encoded by the coding sequence ATGCCAACGATCCAGCAGCTGGTCCGCAAGGGCCGGCAGGACAAGGTCGCGAAGCAGAAGACCGCGGCGCTCAAGGGCAGCCCGCAGCGGCGCGGTGTGTGCACCCGCGTCTACACGACCACGCCCAAGAAGCCGAACTCGGCGCTCCGCAAGGTCGCCCGCGTGAAGCTGACCAGCGGCATCGAGGTCACGGCCTACATCCCGGGTGAGGGCCACAACCTCCAGGAGCACTCGATGGTGCTCGTGCGCGGCGGTCGTGTGAAGGACCTCCCCGGTGTCCGCTACAAGATCATCCGCGGCTCCCTCGACACGCAGGGCGTGAAGAACCGCAAGCAGGCTCGCAGCCGCTACGGCGCGAAGAAGGAGAAGAGCTGA
- a CDS encoding phosphotransferase family protein encodes MNSDLITGMAALVGAGAAPEVLAVRGDVVVVRVGDVVLKAHERGTDPVVLADRLRLAADPRLADLLLPPLPLGGAPGPAVVLGRVVTAWPVGTPVLQAEPEDLPMEAAGRVLAALHRFSAADFAPPVPPAGAVPRMVRAVRDLVLDSPAAALVRRAFATLPELPAGGTVVVHGDWHLGQLVERDGYRLIDLDDLGAGDPAWDLARPAALHLSGVLDARAWGRLLGAYLDAGGPGVPAGDPWSALEVPARALVVQMAARALSAAERDGTDLNSAQEALVDACGRIVSAHEPIPRG; translated from the coding sequence GTGAACTCGGACCTGATCACGGGGATGGCGGCGCTCGTGGGCGCGGGCGCCGCCCCCGAGGTGCTGGCGGTGCGCGGGGACGTCGTGGTGGTCCGCGTCGGCGACGTGGTGCTCAAGGCGCACGAGCGCGGCACGGACCCCGTCGTGCTCGCCGACCGGCTGCGGCTGGCCGCCGACCCCCGGTTGGCCGACCTGCTGCTGCCCCCGCTGCCCCTGGGCGGGGCGCCGGGACCGGCCGTCGTGCTCGGCCGGGTCGTCACCGCGTGGCCGGTGGGCACGCCGGTGCTGCAGGCCGAGCCCGAGGACCTGCCGATGGAGGCCGCCGGACGGGTGCTCGCGGCGCTGCACCGGTTCTCCGCCGCCGACTTCGCGCCGCCCGTGCCGCCGGCGGGGGCCGTGCCGCGCATGGTGCGGGCGGTGCGGGACCTGGTGCTCGACTCCCCCGCCGCCGCGCTGGTGCGCCGGGCGTTCGCGACCCTGCCCGAGCTGCCCGCGGGCGGCACGGTGGTCGTGCACGGCGACTGGCACCTCGGGCAGCTGGTGGAGCGCGACGGGTACCGGTTGATCGACCTGGACGACCTCGGTGCGGGCGACCCGGCGTGGGACCTGGCGCGGCCCGCCGCCCTGCACCTGTCCGGCGTGCTCGACGCGCGGGCGTGGGGGCGGCTGCTGGGGGCCTACCTCGACGCGGGCGGCCCGGGCGTGCCGGCCGGCGACCCGTGGTCGGCGCTGGAGGTGCCCGCGCGGGCGCTGGTCGTGCAGATGGCGGCACGCGCGCTGAGCGCCGCGGAACGGGACGGGACGGACCTGAACAGCGCGCAGGAGGCGCTCGTCGACGCGTGCGGCCGGATCGTGTCGGCACACGAACCCATTCCGCGCGGCTAA
- a CDS encoding TFIIB-type zinc ribbon-containing protein → MQCPKCHANMRTFDRMGVHIEQCDGCRGVFLDYGELEAITRLEQQMAPPPPPPPVAPAPAQVHYVQQPVQPGWGAAPGYGHHYGHRKHRGLGGLFFSS, encoded by the coding sequence ATGCAGTGTCCCAAGTGTCATGCGAACATGCGCACCTTCGACCGCATGGGCGTGCACATCGAGCAGTGCGATGGCTGCCGCGGCGTCTTCCTCGACTACGGCGAGCTGGAGGCGATCACCCGCCTCGAGCAGCAGATGGCCCCTCCGCCGCCCCCGCCGCCGGTCGCGCCGGCGCCCGCCCAGGTGCACTACGTCCAGCAGCCGGTCCAGCCGGGCTGGGGCGCCGCGCCGGGCTACGGCCACCACTACGGCCACCGCAAGCACCGCGGCCTGGGTGGTCTGTTCTTCTCGTCGTGA
- a CDS encoding choice-of-anchor P family protein: MKGNTLSRKRSAVTARLAVVLCALAVGVAATPAASALAAAPVGSATALSATGVLGIDPLASLAGGTGFRQTSAAEVALPLPTTPVLTAAALNAEVDAGRARSSAVDVRTRLELVGLPFDLSAELVEARCDDGAGGVTLAGARIAGHEVALRPAPGTGVEVPGVASVVLNDQRRNGDGSLTVTAVVVEVANLQRIEIASATCARGAAEEQTPTPSATPTPSDAPTTTTTRVAGTSASSGGPAKAPRPTPVAGHLAVTG; the protein is encoded by the coding sequence ATGAAGGGGAACACGTTGTCCCGCAAGCGCTCCGCCGTCACCGCACGGCTCGCGGTCGTCCTGTGCGCCCTCGCCGTCGGCGTCGCGGCCACCCCCGCGGCCTCCGCGCTCGCCGCGGCCCCGGTCGGCTCGGCCACCGCACTGTCGGCCACCGGCGTGCTCGGGATCGACCCGCTGGCGTCCCTGGCCGGCGGCACCGGGTTCCGGCAGACGTCCGCGGCCGAGGTCGCCCTGCCCCTCCCGACGACCCCGGTCCTGACCGCCGCCGCCCTCAACGCCGAGGTCGACGCGGGCCGCGCGCGGTCGAGCGCGGTGGACGTGCGCACGCGGCTGGAGCTGGTCGGCCTGCCCTTCGACCTGAGCGCCGAGCTGGTCGAGGCGAGGTGCGACGACGGCGCGGGCGGTGTGACGCTGGCCGGCGCGCGGATCGCCGGGCACGAGGTGGCGCTGCGCCCGGCCCCCGGCACCGGTGTGGAGGTCCCCGGCGTGGCGTCGGTGGTGCTGAACGACCAGCGGCGCAACGGCGACGGCTCGCTGACCGTCACCGCGGTCGTCGTGGAGGTGGCGAACCTCCAGCGCATCGAGATCGCCTCGGCGACGTGCGCGCGGGGCGCGGCGGAGGAGCAGACGCCGACGCCGAGCGCCACGCCGACCCCGTCGGACGCGCCCACGACGACCACCACCCGGGTCGCCGGCACGTCCGCGTCCTCGGGCGGGCCCGCCAAGGCGCCGCGCCCGACGCCCGTCGCGGGACACCTCGCGGTCACGGGCTGA
- a CDS encoding L,D-transpeptidase, protein MPRVLVLAVLTAITVTAACGSPQEEQQVRPVAVDEQAFATLPEATTFATIEGLPQDHGAEPTEGQVLRVVEDVVVHDAVGGRAVAKLPATQVGSPTWVPEVERRGDWSRVLLPNRPNRSSGWVHTGGDDVERAENDHLVTVDLAAYRLEVLERGRSIGRWTVGVGSAEHPTPVGRTFVLASIEETVTDFSRYVLPLGAHSDSHETFGGGPGTVALHGWPDATPFGTASSDGCVRVPDDALDVLLTLPLGTVVIVK, encoded by the coding sequence ATGCCCCGAGTTCTCGTGCTCGCCGTGCTCACGGCGATCACCGTCACCGCCGCGTGCGGTTCCCCCCAGGAAGAACAGCAGGTCAGACCCGTCGCCGTGGACGAGCAGGCGTTCGCGACGCTGCCCGAGGCGACCACCTTCGCGACGATCGAGGGCCTTCCGCAGGACCACGGCGCCGAGCCCACCGAGGGGCAGGTGCTGCGGGTCGTGGAGGACGTCGTGGTGCACGACGCGGTCGGCGGCCGGGCCGTCGCCAAGCTGCCCGCCACCCAGGTCGGCTCGCCGACGTGGGTGCCGGAGGTCGAGCGCCGCGGCGACTGGTCGCGCGTGCTGCTCCCGAACCGGCCCAACCGCTCCAGCGGCTGGGTGCACACGGGCGGTGACGACGTCGAGCGCGCCGAGAACGACCACCTGGTCACCGTGGACCTGGCCGCCTACCGGCTGGAGGTGCTGGAGCGCGGTCGGTCCATCGGCCGGTGGACCGTCGGCGTCGGCTCCGCCGAGCACCCCACGCCGGTCGGCCGGACGTTCGTCCTGGCCTCGATCGAGGAGACCGTGACGGACTTCAGCCGGTACGTCCTGCCGCTGGGCGCCCACTCCGACAGCCACGAGACGTTCGGCGGCGGCCCCGGCACGGTGGCGCTGCACGGCTGGCCGGACGCGACCCCGTTCGGCACCGCCTCCAGCGACGGGTGCGTGCGCGTGCCCGACGACGCGCTGGACGTCCTCCTCACCCTGCCGCTGGGCACCGTGGTGATCGTCAAGTGA